Proteins found in one bacterium genomic segment:
- a CDS encoding peptidase M64 N-terminal domain-containing protein, which yields MKRTIPAATAALFLLLAVAGAVSAAETAPVFADRFLDETLRVDYFHTGAAGEEFVALDRVHRQGTWAGNLVHLVDCLDLGRYLAVATDVATGEVIFS from the coding sequence ATGAAGAGAACGATCCCGGCCGCGACCGCGGCGCTGTTCCTCCTGCTTGCGGTCGCCGGCGCCGTGTCCGCCGCGGAGACCGCCCCGGTCTTCGCCGACCGCTTCCTCGACGAGACGCTGCGCGTCGACTACTTCCACACCGGGGCCGCGGGGGAAGAGTTTGTCGCGCTGGACCGCGTGCACCGCCAGGGGACCTGGGCGGGCAACCTCGTGCACCTGGTCGACTGCCTGGACCTGGGGCGCTACCTGGCGGTCGCGACGGACGTCGCCACCGGCGAGGTGATCTTCTCG